A window of the Butyricimonas virosa genome harbors these coding sequences:
- a CDS encoding ABC transporter permease — protein MVFWTDIYYVFKREFYAVFRDHAVLTFFVALMLGYPVVYTFIYSNEVAREVPVAVVDHSKSTLSREFIRNWDATASVDVVARCEDMEAAKLLMYKKGIYGILEIPSDFSKNVARGEQAHVSLYCDMGALLNYKALLTAGTDVSLAMGKNIQVQGMEYATEITEQIASSPVRIQDVKLFNPQGGFTSFLIPAVLILVVQQSLLLGVGTITGTERDRRRRGLLLPANKHFRRPARVVLGKAFAYLPIYFVMSYWVFFIVPRLFGMTQVGERGELILFLFPFLLACTFFAITMSFFSREREMPFLIFVFTSVPLMFISGISWPKSAIPEYWVWFGKLFPSSFGIDGFVKINNTGATLSEVLPEFWGLCILMVFYFIVACLLYKRECKKLKFNMV, from the coding sequence ATGGTTTTTTGGACGGATATATATTATGTTTTTAAACGAGAGTTTTATGCGGTGTTTCGGGATCATGCCGTGCTGACTTTTTTCGTGGCATTGATGTTGGGGTACCCGGTGGTCTACACGTTTATATATAGTAATGAGGTGGCGAGGGAAGTGCCTGTGGCGGTGGTCGATCATTCGAAGTCAACGTTGAGCCGGGAGTTTATCCGGAATTGGGATGCCACGGCAAGCGTGGACGTGGTGGCCCGTTGTGAGGATATGGAGGCGGCGAAGTTGCTGATGTATAAAAAAGGTATTTACGGGATTCTTGAGATTCCCTCTGATTTTAGTAAGAACGTGGCCCGGGGGGAACAGGCTCACGTATCTCTTTATTGCGATATGGGAGCGTTGTTGAATTACAAGGCTTTGTTAACGGCAGGGACGGATGTTTCTTTGGCGATGGGGAAGAATATACAGGTGCAAGGAATGGAATATGCCACGGAGATCACAGAGCAGATTGCATCTTCTCCCGTACGGATTCAAGACGTGAAGTTGTTTAATCCGCAGGGAGGTTTCACTTCTTTTTTAATTCCGGCGGTGTTGATTCTGGTGGTACAGCAGTCGTTATTGTTGGGCGTGGGGACGATTACTGGGACGGAACGGGATCGGCGTCGGAGAGGTTTATTGTTACCTGCGAATAAGCATTTCCGTCGTCCGGCACGGGTAGTTTTAGGAAAAGCTTTTGCTTATTTGCCTATTTATTTCGTGATGAGTTATTGGGTGTTTTTCATCGTGCCTCGTTTGTTCGGGATGACCCAGGTGGGGGAACGGGGGGAACTGATATTGTTTTTGTTCCCATTCTTGCTGGCGTGTACCTTTTTTGCTATTACCATGTCGTTTTTTAGTCGTGAACGGGAAATGCCTTTCTTGATATTCGTGTTCACGTCTGTGCCGTTGATGTTTATTTCTGGAATTTCTTGGCCGAAGTCGGCAATCCCGGAATATTGGGTGTGGTTTGGAAAGTTGTTTCCTTCCTCGTTCGGTATTGATGGTTTCGTGAAAATTAATAATACAGGAGCCACGTTGTCAGAGGTGTTACCTGAATTTTGGGGGTTGTGTATATTGATGGTGTTTTATTTTATTGTGGCATGTTTGTTGTATAAAAGAGAGTGTAAAAAGTTAAAATTTAACATGGTTTAG